The following are encoded together in the Nocardioides thalensis genome:
- a CDS encoding ABC transporter substrate-binding protein, which produces MAIKTVGAVAALLMGATGLAACGDSADGSEGGGDDGKIVMGFAQVGAESGWRTANTESIKESAEEAGIELKFSDAQGKQENQITAIRSYIQQKVDIIAFSPVVETGWDAVLQEAKAAGIPVILTDRAVDSEDTSLYETFLGSDFVKEGQDAGQWLVDNAAEADVDGDGDVNVVQLEGTTGAAPAIDRGEGFAEAIAADPSIEVTASQTGDFTRDGGKQVMESFLNSEEGIDVVFAHNDDMGLGAIEAIEAAGLEPGKDIKIITVDAVHDGMQALADGKINFIVECNPLLGPQLMDLAQQVLDGEDIPERVVTEETTFTQEQAIEALPDRKY; this is translated from the coding sequence GTGGCAATCAAGACGGTGGGCGCGGTGGCCGCGCTCCTGATGGGCGCGACCGGGCTGGCAGCCTGTGGTGACAGCGCCGACGGCTCCGAGGGCGGCGGGGACGACGGCAAGATCGTGATGGGCTTCGCGCAGGTTGGCGCGGAGAGCGGTTGGCGCACGGCCAACACCGAGTCGATCAAGGAGTCGGCCGAGGAGGCCGGCATCGAGCTCAAGTTCTCCGACGCCCAGGGCAAGCAGGAGAACCAGATCACCGCGATCCGCTCCTACATCCAGCAGAAGGTCGACATCATCGCCTTCAGCCCGGTCGTCGAGACCGGCTGGGACGCGGTCCTCCAGGAGGCGAAGGCGGCCGGCATCCCGGTGATCCTGACCGACCGCGCGGTCGACAGCGAGGACACCTCGCTCTACGAGACCTTCCTCGGCTCCGACTTCGTCAAGGAGGGCCAGGACGCCGGCCAGTGGCTGGTCGACAACGCCGCGGAGGCCGACGTGGACGGCGACGGCGACGTCAACGTCGTCCAGCTCGAGGGGACGACCGGCGCCGCGCCGGCGATCGACCGCGGCGAGGGCTTCGCCGAGGCCATCGCGGCCGACCCGTCGATCGAGGTCACGGCCTCGCAGACCGGGGACTTCACGCGCGACGGCGGCAAGCAGGTCATGGAGTCGTTCCTCAACTCCGAGGAGGGCATCGACGTCGTCTTCGCGCACAACGACGACATGGGCCTGGGTGCGATCGAGGCGATCGAGGCGGCCGGTCTCGAGCCCGGCAAGGACATCAAGATCATCACCGTCGACGCCGTCCACGACGGCATGCAGGCGCTGGCCGACGGCAAGATCAACTTCATCGTCGAGTGCAACCCGCTGCTCGGCCCCCAGCTGATGGACCTCGCCCAGCAGGTGCTCGACGGCGAGGACATCCCGGAGCGGGTGGTCACCGAGGAGACCACCTTCACCCAGGAGCAGGCCATCGAGGCCCTGCCCGACCGCAAGTACTGA
- a CDS encoding ABC transporter permease, translating into MTDILTPAPVADPPAARRSVAARIFGHQLVWPVLAIVLMLVVDVIASPGFLSIRILDGHLYGNPIDIIRNSAPVMLVALGMTLVIATRGIDLSVGAVAAIAGAVACTRIVGAADEGAASAAILACTTALAVCVLLGVWNGFLVSVLGIQPIIATLVLMVAGRGIALLVTDGQITTPTNGTFSDLASGYVLGLPIAFLVAVGMVLLTAALTRRTALGMLIEAVGINPDASRLAGVRARTITWTVYVFAAVCAGIAGLIIAANTNSVNAESLGLWIELDAILAVVIGGTALTGGRFSLAGTVVGALLIATLARTIPSIGIPSEANYVFKALVVIVVCLLQSPRVRAAFRARLRRTSEPKAVAA; encoded by the coding sequence ATGACCGACATCCTGACTCCCGCACCCGTGGCGGACCCGCCCGCGGCCCGGCGCTCGGTCGCCGCGCGGATCTTCGGCCACCAGCTGGTGTGGCCCGTCCTCGCGATCGTCCTGATGCTGGTCGTCGACGTGATCGCGAGCCCGGGCTTCCTGTCGATCCGGATCCTCGACGGGCACCTCTACGGCAACCCGATCGACATCATCCGCAACAGCGCGCCGGTCATGCTCGTGGCGCTCGGGATGACCCTGGTCATCGCGACCCGCGGGATCGACCTGTCCGTCGGGGCGGTCGCCGCGATCGCGGGCGCGGTCGCGTGCACCCGGATCGTCGGCGCGGCCGACGAGGGCGCGGCGTCCGCTGCGATCCTCGCCTGCACGACCGCGCTCGCCGTGTGCGTGCTCCTCGGTGTCTGGAACGGCTTCCTGGTCTCCGTGCTGGGCATCCAGCCGATCATCGCCACGCTGGTGCTGATGGTCGCCGGCCGCGGGATCGCCCTGCTCGTCACCGACGGCCAGATCACCACGCCCACCAACGGGACGTTCTCCGACCTCGCCTCCGGCTACGTGCTCGGGCTGCCGATCGCCTTCCTGGTGGCGGTGGGGATGGTCCTCCTCACGGCCGCGCTGACCCGCCGTACGGCGCTGGGCATGCTGATCGAGGCCGTCGGCATCAACCCCGACGCGAGCCGGCTCGCCGGGGTGCGGGCGCGCACCATCACCTGGACCGTCTACGTGTTCGCCGCGGTGTGCGCCGGCATCGCCGGGCTGATCATCGCCGCCAACACCAACTCGGTGAACGCGGAGAGCCTCGGCCTCTGGATCGAGCTCGACGCGATCCTCGCCGTCGTCATCGGAGGCACTGCGCTGACCGGTGGCCGATTCTCGCTCGCGGGCACGGTCGTGGGAGCGCTGCTGATCGCGACCCTCGCCCGCACCATTCCCAGCATCGGCATCCCGTCAGAGGCCAACTACGTGTTCAAGGCGCTCGTCGTGATCGTGGTGTGCCTCCTCCAGTCGCCGCGCGTCCGTGCGGCATTCCGCGCGCGGCTGCGCCGTACCTCCGAGCCGAAGGCGGTCGCCGCATGA
- the araA gene encoding L-arabinose isomerase, whose protein sequence is MANDPEVWFLTGSQALYGPETLDQVATQSQEIVDKLVALSALPVRVVWKPVLLDAAAIHRQVLEANSAPDCVGLIAWMHTFSPAKMWIAGLDALQKPLLHLHTQAGMALPWSTIDMDFMNLNQAAHGDREFGYIQSRLGVPRKTVAGHVENPAVRARVEDWARAALGRDELRRLRLARFGDNMRDVAVTEGDKVEAQLRFGVSVNTYGVNDLVAVVDAVADDAIDKLVVEYADLYDVAPELLPGGERHESLRYGARVEAGMRSFLEDGGFGAFTTNFEDLGGLRQLPGLAVQRLMADGYGFGGEGDWKTAVLLRATKVMAAGLPGGTSFMEDYTYHLVPGEEKILGAHMLEVCPSITSSRPSLEVHPLSIGGREDPVRLRFTADPAEAVVAGLSDLGDRFRLTVNEVDVVEPDEALPALPVACAVWEPRPSLATSAESWLMAGAPHHTVLSTAVGVEVLGDFAEMTATEIAVIDADTTARGFQRELRWNAAYHRLAGGL, encoded by the coding sequence GTGGCGAACGATCCAGAGGTCTGGTTCCTGACAGGGAGCCAGGCGCTCTACGGGCCCGAGACGCTCGACCAGGTCGCGACACAGTCGCAGGAGATCGTCGACAAGCTCGTCGCCCTCTCCGCCCTCCCGGTCCGCGTCGTGTGGAAGCCGGTGCTCCTCGACGCGGCCGCGATCCACCGCCAGGTGCTCGAGGCCAACAGCGCGCCCGACTGCGTCGGGCTGATCGCCTGGATGCACACGTTCTCGCCGGCCAAGATGTGGATCGCCGGACTGGACGCCCTCCAGAAGCCCCTGCTGCACCTGCACACGCAGGCCGGCATGGCGCTGCCCTGGTCGACGATCGACATGGACTTCATGAACCTCAACCAGGCCGCCCACGGCGACCGGGAGTTCGGCTACATCCAGTCGCGGCTCGGCGTACCGCGCAAGACCGTGGCGGGCCACGTCGAGAACCCGGCCGTCCGGGCCCGGGTCGAGGACTGGGCCCGGGCGGCGCTCGGCCGCGACGAGCTGCGCCGGCTCCGGCTCGCCCGGTTCGGCGACAACATGCGCGACGTCGCGGTCACCGAGGGCGACAAGGTGGAGGCGCAGCTCCGGTTCGGCGTCTCGGTCAACACCTACGGCGTCAACGACCTGGTCGCCGTCGTCGACGCGGTCGCCGACGACGCGATCGACAAGCTCGTCGTCGAGTACGCCGACCTCTACGACGTGGCACCAGAGCTCCTGCCGGGCGGCGAGCGCCACGAGTCGCTGCGCTACGGCGCCCGGGTCGAGGCCGGGATGCGCAGCTTCCTCGAGGACGGCGGTTTCGGTGCGTTCACCACCAACTTCGAAGACCTCGGCGGCCTGCGCCAGCTCCCGGGCCTCGCCGTCCAGCGGCTGATGGCGGACGGCTACGGCTTCGGCGGCGAGGGCGACTGGAAGACCGCGGTGCTGCTGCGCGCCACGAAGGTGATGGCCGCCGGCCTGCCCGGCGGCACCTCGTTCATGGAGGACTACACGTATCACCTGGTCCCGGGAGAGGAGAAGATCCTCGGCGCCCACATGCTCGAGGTCTGCCCGTCGATCACCAGCAGCCGCCCGTCGCTGGAGGTGCACCCGCTCTCCATCGGCGGCCGGGAGGACCCCGTGCGGCTGCGGTTCACCGCCGACCCCGCCGAGGCCGTCGTCGCCGGCCTCTCCGACCTCGGCGACCGCTTCCGACTCACCGTCAACGAGGTCGACGTCGTCGAGCCCGACGAGGCGCTGCCCGCCCTGCCGGTCGCCTGCGCGGTCTGGGAGCCGCGGCCGTCGCTCGCGACCTCGGCGGAGTCGTGGCTGATGGCCGGGGCACCGCACCACACCGTGCTGTCCACCGCCGTGGGCGTCGAGGTGCTGGGGGACTTCGCCGAGATGACCGCCACCGAGATCGCCGTCATCGACGCCGACACGACTGCCCGGGGGTTCCAGCGCGAGCTGCGCTGGAACGCCGCCTACCACCGGCTTGCGGGTGGCCTCTGA
- a CDS encoding L-ribulose-5-phosphate 4-epimerase, with amino-acid sequence MTAVDDVRSTVLRLRAELCALHAELVRYGLVVWTAGNVSARVPGHDLLVIKPSGVDYDALTPDAMVVCDLDGRVVDGLHAPSSDTEAQAYVYRHRPDVGGVVHTHSPYAVAWAARGEAIPCVTTMCADEFGGDIPVGPFAIIGDDSIGRGIVDTLASSRSPAVLMQNHGVFAVGATAKAAVKAAVMCEDVARSVHLARQLGEPIPIEQRHVDALFDRYQNVYGQR; translated from the coding sequence GTGACCGCAGTCGACGACGTCCGCAGCACGGTGCTGCGGCTGCGTGCCGAGCTGTGCGCGCTGCACGCGGAGCTCGTCCGCTACGGCCTGGTGGTGTGGACCGCCGGCAACGTCTCCGCGCGGGTACCCGGCCACGACCTGCTCGTGATCAAGCCGAGCGGCGTCGACTACGACGCGCTGACGCCCGACGCCATGGTGGTCTGCGACCTCGACGGCCGCGTGGTCGACGGCCTGCACGCGCCCTCCTCGGACACCGAGGCGCAGGCCTACGTCTACCGGCACCGGCCCGACGTCGGCGGCGTCGTGCACACGCACTCGCCGTACGCCGTCGCCTGGGCGGCGCGGGGCGAGGCGATCCCCTGCGTGACGACGATGTGCGCCGACGAGTTCGGCGGCGACATCCCCGTCGGGCCGTTCGCGATCATCGGCGACGACTCCATCGGCCGCGGCATCGTCGACACCCTCGCCAGCAGCCGGTCGCCCGCCGTGCTCATGCAGAACCACGGGGTCTTCGCCGTCGGCGCCACCGCGAAGGCGGCGGTGAAGGCGGCGGTCATGTGCGAGGACGTCGCCCGCTCGGTGCACCTCGCGCGCCAGCTCGGGGAGCCCATCCCCATCGAGCAGCGTCACGTCGACGCGCTGTTCGACCGCTATCAGAACGTCTACGGCCAGCGATGA
- a CDS encoding substrate-binding domain-containing protein, which translates to MTATSPRTGNGRAPVMADVARLAGVSHQTVSRVVNGQGNLRPETRERVEEAIRQLGYRPNTAARSLVTRRSGTIGVIGSKSGFWGPSTVHRTIQAAGRAAGYFVSSTNLQSLTRAEFADAMNHLRDQHVEGIVLIAATDDAVEAARTQVDQGIPVVVVEGDEDKAEWTVGVDQVAGAEEATRHLLDLGHTEVVHVAGPSSWTEARARLRGYRNAMFAAGLRPSRQVEGDWSAASGYDAGLAIAARADVTGVFCANDQMALGLLRALSESGRSVPHDISVVGFDDIPEAPYLIPPLTTVRQDFAAVGQRAIEILRAAIAGEPTPPRLISPELVVRASSAAPVEGRGR; encoded by the coding sequence GTGACGGCCACCTCGCCCCGGACCGGCAACGGCCGGGCCCCGGTGATGGCCGACGTCGCCCGCCTCGCCGGCGTCAGCCACCAGACCGTCTCGCGGGTCGTCAACGGGCAGGGCAACCTCCGGCCGGAGACGCGGGAGCGGGTCGAGGAGGCGATCCGGCAGCTGGGCTACCGGCCCAACACCGCCGCGCGCTCGCTGGTGACCCGTCGCTCCGGCACGATCGGCGTGATCGGCTCGAAGAGCGGGTTCTGGGGGCCGAGCACCGTGCACCGCACGATCCAGGCGGCCGGCCGGGCCGCCGGCTACTTCGTCAGCTCGACGAACCTCCAGAGCCTGACCCGCGCCGAGTTCGCCGACGCGATGAACCACCTCCGCGACCAGCACGTCGAGGGGATCGTCCTCATCGCCGCCACCGACGACGCCGTGGAGGCCGCACGCACCCAGGTCGACCAGGGCATCCCGGTCGTCGTCGTCGAGGGCGACGAGGACAAGGCGGAGTGGACCGTCGGCGTCGACCAGGTAGCCGGCGCGGAGGAGGCGACGCGGCACCTGCTCGACCTCGGCCACACCGAGGTGGTGCACGTCGCCGGACCGTCGTCGTGGACCGAGGCCCGGGCGCGGCTGCGCGGCTACCGCAACGCGATGTTCGCCGCCGGCCTGCGCCCCTCGCGCCAGGTCGAGGGCGACTGGTCGGCAGCCAGCGGCTACGACGCCGGGCTCGCGATCGCCGCGCGGGCCGACGTCACCGGCGTGTTCTGCGCCAACGACCAGATGGCCCTCGGCCTCCTGAGGGCGCTCTCCGAGTCCGGTCGGTCGGTGCCGCACGACATCAGCGTCGTCGGCTTCGACGACATCCCGGAGGCGCCGTACCTCATCCCGCCGCTGACCACCGTGCGCCAGGACTTCGCCGCGGTCGGCCAGCGCGCCATCGAGATCCTCCGGGCCGCGATCGCCGGAGAGCCCACCCCGCCGCGGCTGATCAGCCCCGAGCTCGTCGTGCGCGCGAGCTCCGCCGCACCTGTCGAAGGGAGAGGTCGTTGA
- a CDS encoding sugar ABC transporter ATP-binding protein, whose protein sequence is MTQTHEEQLVTGATPAREPVVEMRDISISFGNVRALDEVSVRLYPGEVHAFMGENGAGKSTLIKALTGVYAVDAGTVLVGGEEQTFPTPAAAQAAGISTVYQEVNLVPNLTVAENMLLGREPRGPLGIKVRAMNAHARATLQRLGLDIDPASTLGDHPIAVQQLVAIARAVDVDARVLILDEPTSSLDADEVAKLFEVMRHLRDEGVAIVFVSHFLDQVYEIADRMTVLRNGRLVGERMVADTSQLELVRLMIGRELEVLERLDHSSRPAATTGQPVLQVVGLSRKGSLEATDLTLYDGEVVGVAGLLGSGRTELARLLFGADTADQGTVEIRSTRRRLRSPRHAIDRKLAFSSEDRKAEGVFADLTVADNMLLALQASRGWLRPIPQATRTRLVRDYMTSLDIRPPDPNALMGNLSGGNQQKVLLARWLITEPELLILDEPTRGIDIGAKTQIQALVADLAAKGMSVVFISAELEEVLRLSHRLVVMRDRRKIHEQPNDDVSVSDVLEIIAGEARAQEERA, encoded by the coding sequence ATGACGCAGACCCACGAGGAGCAGCTGGTGACAGGAGCGACGCCGGCGCGCGAGCCGGTCGTCGAGATGCGCGACATCTCGATCTCCTTCGGCAACGTGCGCGCGCTCGACGAGGTGTCGGTGCGCCTCTACCCCGGCGAGGTGCACGCCTTCATGGGCGAGAACGGCGCCGGCAAGTCCACGCTGATCAAGGCCCTCACCGGCGTCTACGCCGTGGACGCCGGCACGGTGCTGGTCGGCGGCGAGGAGCAGACCTTCCCCACCCCCGCCGCGGCCCAGGCGGCCGGGATCAGCACGGTCTACCAGGAGGTCAACCTCGTCCCCAACCTCACCGTCGCGGAGAACATGCTGCTCGGCCGCGAGCCGCGCGGGCCGCTGGGCATCAAGGTGCGGGCGATGAACGCGCACGCCCGCGCGACGCTCCAGCGGCTGGGGCTCGACATCGATCCCGCCTCCACCCTCGGCGACCACCCGATCGCGGTCCAGCAGCTGGTCGCGATCGCGCGGGCGGTCGACGTCGACGCCCGGGTGCTGATCCTGGACGAGCCGACGTCGAGCCTCGACGCGGACGAGGTCGCGAAGCTGTTCGAGGTGATGCGGCACCTGCGCGACGAGGGGGTCGCGATCGTCTTCGTCTCCCACTTCCTCGACCAAGTCTACGAGATCGCCGACCGGATGACGGTCCTGCGCAACGGACGCCTGGTCGGCGAGCGGATGGTCGCCGACACCAGCCAGCTCGAGCTGGTGCGGCTCATGATCGGCCGCGAGCTCGAGGTGCTCGAGCGGCTCGACCACTCCTCGCGTCCCGCCGCCACCACCGGCCAGCCGGTCCTTCAGGTCGTCGGGCTGAGCCGGAAGGGCTCGCTCGAGGCAACCGACCTCACTCTGTACGACGGCGAGGTGGTCGGCGTGGCGGGCCTGCTCGGCTCCGGGCGCACCGAGCTGGCCCGGCTCCTGTTCGGCGCCGACACCGCCGACCAGGGGACCGTCGAGATCCGCTCGACCCGCCGCCGCCTGCGCAGCCCGCGCCATGCCATCGACCGCAAGCTCGCGTTCTCGAGCGAGGACCGCAAGGCCGAGGGCGTGTTCGCGGACCTGACGGTCGCCGACAACATGCTGCTCGCGCTCCAGGCGTCGCGCGGCTGGCTCCGGCCGATCCCGCAGGCGACGCGGACTCGGCTGGTGCGCGACTACATGACCTCGCTCGACATCCGCCCGCCCGACCCGAACGCCCTGATGGGCAACCTCTCCGGCGGCAACCAGCAGAAGGTGCTGCTGGCGCGGTGGCTGATCACCGAGCCCGAGCTGCTGATCCTCGACGAGCCCACCCGCGGCATCGACATCGGCGCCAAGACCCAGATCCAGGCGCTCGTCGCGGACCTCGCCGCCAAGGGGATGTCGGTCGTCTTCATCTCCGCCGAGCTCGAGGAGGTGCTGCGGCTGAGCCACCGGCTCGTCGTCATGCGCGACCGGCGCAAGATCCACGAGCAGCCCAACGACGACGTCAGCGTCAGCGACGTGCTCGAGATCATCGCGGGCGAGGCGCGCGCCCAGGAGGAGCGGGCATGA
- the yjfF gene encoding galactofuranose ABC transporter, permease protein YjfF: MSPTTLPASPSTWDRVRSYSPPGRYLPVIGTFALFVGMFGVGGLQYDQFADTQNLLNLLRDNSFFIVLAVGMTFVILTGGIDLSVGSVAALSTMVLAKLLQDGWSVYPAMGAVLLVGILLGALMGVLIHYLDIQPFIATLAGLFLARGVTFLISTDQIPITNEGFFEIAFKQVTLWSGYTTYWTVLVSLATVVVAAYVLARTRFGRTVYAIGGNEASAMLMGLRVAVVKVGVYAISGCCAALAGILYGLYLSSANSRAAIGWELDAIAAVVIGGTLLTGGRGFVIGSFIGVLVLGTIKALINFDGSLDPAWIRIVIGVLLLVFVVIQRLMTRRQT, from the coding sequence ATGAGCCCCACGACCCTGCCCGCCTCCCCGTCCACCTGGGACCGGGTCCGGAGCTACTCGCCGCCGGGCCGCTACCTGCCCGTGATCGGCACGTTCGCGCTGTTCGTCGGGATGTTCGGGGTCGGCGGGCTCCAGTACGACCAGTTCGCCGACACCCAGAACCTCCTCAACCTGCTGCGCGACAACTCGTTCTTCATCGTGCTCGCGGTGGGGATGACTTTCGTGATCCTGACCGGGGGCATCGACCTCTCCGTCGGCTCGGTCGCCGCGCTCTCGACGATGGTCCTGGCGAAGCTGCTGCAGGACGGCTGGTCGGTCTACCCCGCCATGGGCGCGGTGCTGCTCGTCGGCATCCTGCTCGGGGCGCTGATGGGCGTGTTGATCCACTATCTCGACATCCAGCCGTTCATCGCGACGCTGGCGGGGCTCTTCCTGGCGCGCGGCGTCACCTTCCTGATCAGCACCGACCAGATCCCGATCACGAACGAGGGGTTCTTCGAGATCGCGTTCAAGCAGGTCACGCTCTGGAGCGGCTACACGACGTACTGGACCGTGCTGGTGTCGCTCGCGACCGTGGTGGTCGCCGCCTACGTCCTCGCGCGCACCCGGTTCGGGCGCACCGTCTACGCGATCGGCGGCAACGAGGCCTCGGCGATGCTGATGGGCCTCCGGGTCGCCGTCGTGAAGGTCGGCGTCTACGCCATCAGCGGCTGCTGCGCGGCCCTCGCCGGCATCCTCTACGGGCTCTACCTCTCCTCGGCCAACAGCCGCGCTGCCATCGGGTGGGAGCTCGACGCGATCGCCGCGGTGGTCATCGGGGGCACCCTGCTGACCGGCGGGCGCGGCTTCGTCATCGGCTCGTTCATCGGCGTCCTGGTCCTCGGCACGATCAAGGCGCTGATCAACTTCGACGGCTCCCTCGACCCGGCCTGGATCCGGATCGTGATCGGCGTGCTGCTGCTGGTGTTCGTCGTCATCCAGCGGCTGATGACCAGGCGCCAGACGTGA
- a CDS encoding galactose-1-epimerase, whose protein sequence is MTDDLAARAAIVELGSAPGPVLHLLTLGATMQRLEVACGDGRRRDVLVGLPGARELLGSSDYLGGTIGRYANRIAHGRFELDGEEVSVRTNDRGHSLHAGPDGFDRRLWDVADKDESSATLRLVSPDGDQGFPGEVTAHARFTVEADRVTLDLGATTTRPTVVNMTSHAYFNLDGAGTVDDHLLQVPASSYTPVDEGSIPLGDHAPVDGTPFDLRVARPVGEVVREPHEQVVAARGIDHNLVVDGSGLRRVARLESPRSRTAMEVWSDQPGLQVYTGNFLSGAVLGRSGRLLRPADGIALEPQLHPDSPNHPEWPSATLRPGEAYRARIEWRFSATV, encoded by the coding sequence GTGACCGACGACCTTGCTGCCCGGGCCGCGATCGTGGAGCTGGGGAGCGCTCCCGGTCCGGTGCTCCACCTGCTCACCCTCGGGGCCACGATGCAGCGGCTGGAGGTCGCCTGCGGCGACGGGCGGCGCCGCGACGTGCTCGTCGGCCTGCCCGGCGCGCGCGAGCTGTTGGGCTCCAGCGACTACCTCGGCGGCACCATCGGCCGCTACGCCAACCGGATCGCCCACGGCCGGTTCGAGCTCGACGGCGAGGAGGTGTCCGTCCGGACCAACGACCGAGGCCACTCGCTCCACGCCGGACCGGACGGGTTCGACCGGCGGCTCTGGGACGTCGCGGACAAGGACGAGTCGAGCGCGACGCTCCGCCTCGTCAGCCCGGACGGCGACCAGGGCTTCCCGGGCGAGGTCACGGCGCACGCGCGGTTCACGGTCGAGGCCGACCGGGTGACGCTCGACCTGGGCGCGACGACGACCCGGCCGACGGTGGTCAACATGACCAGCCACGCCTACTTCAACCTCGACGGCGCGGGCACGGTGGACGACCACCTGCTCCAGGTGCCGGCCTCGTCGTACACGCCGGTCGACGAGGGGTCGATCCCGCTGGGGGACCACGCGCCCGTCGACGGGACGCCGTTCGACCTGCGGGTGGCCCGGCCGGTCGGCGAGGTCGTCCGCGAGCCCCATGAACAGGTGGTCGCCGCGCGCGGCATCGACCACAACCTCGTCGTCGACGGGAGCGGGCTGCGCCGCGTGGCCCGCCTGGAGTCGCCGCGCTCGCGCACCGCCATGGAGGTCTGGTCGGACCAGCCCGGGCTCCAGGTCTACACGGGCAATTTCCTCAGCGGCGCGGTCCTCGGCCGGTCCGGACGGCTGCTCCGGCCGGCCGACGGGATCGCGCTCGAGCCCCAGCTCCACCCCGACAGCCCGAACCACCCGGAGTGGCCGTCCGCCACCCTGCGGCCCGGCGAGGCCTACCGCGCTCGCATCGAGTGGCGGTTCTCCGCGACGGTCTGA
- the araB gene encoding ribulokinase, producing MSDQYVVGVDFGTLSGRAVVVRASDGAEVGTAVHEYPHGVVEDRLPGTDLRLPPEWALQVPQDYREVLQVAVPAAVVDAGIDPAEVVGIATDFTACTMVPTLADGTPLSEVDGFRARPHAYVKLWKHHAAQGQADRINALAEERGEAWLARYGGLISSEWEFAKGLQLFEEDRDTYDRMERWVEAADWIVWQLCGTYVRNACSAGYKGILQDGGYPSADFLEALAPGFGGFVADKLDQPVGRLGGRAGTLTAEAAGWTGLPEGIAVAVGNVDAHVTAPAAQATGAGQMVAIMGTSTCHVMSGDVLREVPGMCGVVDGGIVDGSWGYEAGQSGVGDIFGWFVRTAVPAEHAAAATAAGETLHEHLTRLAAAQEVGEHGLVALDWHSGNRSVLVDHELSGLVVGLTLATRPEDVYRALLEATAFGTRVIVETFRDSGVPVHELVIAGGLSKNELLMQIYADVTRLPLSVIDSEQGPALGSAIHAAVAAGVYPDVATASKAMGKIRRGVYLPDEGRAASYDGLFAEYVALHDHFGRADKAMRRLKAIRRDAVARRQAREGS from the coding sequence TTGAGCGACCAGTACGTCGTCGGTGTCGACTTCGGCACGCTGTCGGGCCGCGCCGTCGTGGTGCGCGCCTCGGACGGCGCCGAGGTCGGGACGGCGGTCCACGAGTACCCGCACGGGGTCGTCGAGGACCGGCTGCCCGGCACGGACCTGCGACTGCCGCCGGAATGGGCGCTCCAAGTGCCGCAGGACTACCGCGAGGTGCTCCAGGTCGCCGTACCTGCCGCCGTCGTCGACGCCGGGATCGACCCGGCGGAGGTCGTCGGCATCGCCACCGACTTCACCGCGTGCACGATGGTGCCGACCCTCGCCGACGGCACCCCGCTGTCGGAGGTCGACGGCTTCCGCGCGCGCCCGCACGCCTACGTGAAGCTCTGGAAGCACCACGCCGCCCAGGGCCAGGCCGACCGCATCAACGCGCTCGCCGAGGAGCGCGGCGAGGCCTGGCTGGCGCGGTACGGCGGGCTCATCTCCTCGGAGTGGGAGTTCGCCAAGGGGCTCCAGCTGTTCGAGGAGGACCGCGACACCTACGACCGGATGGAGCGCTGGGTCGAGGCGGCCGACTGGATCGTGTGGCAGCTGTGCGGGACCTACGTCCGCAACGCCTGCTCCGCCGGCTACAAGGGGATCCTCCAGGACGGCGGCTACCCGAGCGCTGACTTCCTCGAGGCCCTCGCGCCGGGGTTCGGCGGGTTCGTCGCCGACAAGCTCGACCAGCCCGTCGGCCGCCTCGGCGGCCGCGCGGGAACCCTGACGGCCGAGGCCGCCGGGTGGACCGGGTTGCCGGAGGGCATCGCCGTCGCCGTCGGCAACGTCGACGCGCACGTCACCGCGCCCGCCGCGCAGGCGACCGGCGCCGGCCAGATGGTCGCGATCATGGGCACGTCCACCTGCCACGTGATGAGCGGCGACGTGCTGCGCGAGGTGCCCGGCATGTGCGGCGTCGTCGACGGCGGCATCGTCGACGGCAGCTGGGGCTACGAGGCCGGGCAGAGCGGGGTCGGCGACATCTTCGGCTGGTTCGTCCGTACGGCGGTGCCCGCCGAGCACGCCGCCGCGGCGACGGCTGCGGGGGAGACCCTGCACGAGCACCTCACCCGGCTGGCGGCGGCCCAGGAGGTCGGCGAGCACGGACTCGTCGCCCTCGACTGGCACAGCGGGAACCGGTCGGTGCTGGTCGACCACGAGCTCTCGGGTCTCGTGGTCGGGCTGACGCTCGCCACCCGCCCCGAGGACGTCTACCGCGCGCTCCTCGAGGCGACGGCGTTCGGCACCCGCGTGATCGTGGAGACCTTTCGCGACAGCGGCGTCCCGGTGCACGAGCTGGTGATCGCCGGCGGGCTGTCGAAGAACGAGTTGCTCATGCAGATCTATGCGGACGTCACGCGGTTGCCGCTCTCGGTCATCGACTCCGAGCAGGGCCCCGCGCTCGGCTCCGCGATCCACGCGGCGGTCGCCGCGGGTGTCTATCCCGACGTCGCCACGGCGTCGAAGGCGATGGGCAAGATACGGCGGGGCGTCTACCTGCCCGACGAGGGGCGTGCGGCGTCGTACGACGGGCTGTTCGCGGAGTACGTCGCCCTGCACGACCACTTCGGCCGCGCCGACAAGGCGATGCGCCGGCTCAAGGCGATCCGTCGCGACGCGGTCGCCCGACGACAGGCGAGGGAGGGCTCGTGA